GCCTTAACCCTTTATTCAGCAAAAGGGACAGAGGAATGTCCCGCCACTGACTAAGCTGAGTCCATTGTAACGAGCATACATGTGTAAGTGTAGACATTGACCCAGGGAGCTAGGACCGTGcttcgttgacaataaacctggctgagcgCCTTCACCACCGGACTGAGCCTGTGGTCTTCGTTTATGAGTAACATCGAGGTCTGCTGAATGAACATGCTGCAGTATCTTCGAATGACATTGCAGCTCCAAGGACAGAAGCACCGAGTGGCCTGAACAGCGTTACTAATGATGTTCCAACCTTCGGCACTTAACAATGCTGGCCAATGCTATCGAGGTCTGCTAAaccagctatctgcgcagagctgcaTAGGGCAcggaaagacacacacacaagtcaaCTGATTACCCGACGTGTGACTTGTTTGGATCAACAGAAGAACAAACAGGATGAGGATGCATTAAATTAGCCCCAGGAAAAAAATTCACCTGATATCTattcactcctgacccacaagCCCCTGGCTATCCCCTCACTGCCCTGggcttcctctctccccacagctctaCCGATGCTCCTCAATCCCAATCTGATCCCCATGCTATCACGGCTCTGGGCTCCATCCCTCTCCTCAAGCTCTGCCGATTACCATCAGTCTcatcctgcagcccctgccccatccaagccCTCACTTCTCCCcatgggtcctgacccacagccccttgATTTCCCAGCTGTGGGCTTCCCccctccacagctctgccagttccCTGCAGTTCCCACCCAGCAGAAACTCCCCTCCTCTCTGCTGCCCCAGATATCTATGCTAAATCTCATTACCGatattaggcttggaaggattacagTACATCGGTACACGTCACTAAACATCGATTTCACTGCGCACACACAAtctgatggaaaaatatttccattgataatcaaTGAAATGTACAGATACTCAAAATAAGGAAAATCCTGCTTGAAAATGTATTGAAGTTAAACTTACTTTAtatcttttgggggggggttgacaATTGATGTTTTACAGTACATGAAACTTTAACTTATTGGCTCTcacctgtcattaaataattgtctgccctgcccccagaatTGCCCAAAGGTTGAAATTaacaaaaattggaaaaaaatcctttaaaacaaACGTTGagattatccatcaaaattataaagaaataaacGTTGACTTCTACCAAGCCAAAGTAATATGCAGTCAGCGTTCTGCCATGACTCACCCAACTCAGGTCAACAGTGACCAACTTGTGACTAGTGGTGGCAACTAGAAGAAACAAAACCCCAATTGCCAACTGAGGATAAAAAGCAGCCCAGGACCTTAGGGCAATTTCAGACCCACTCCCAACCTCCCAGGAGGAACAAAGATGCCCAGAGCTGTCATTAATGATCCTGACTCAATCATATGATGTCAGAACCAGGATCTCGCCTGGAGCAGCTCTCACAAGCTAAGAGGGCTGCAGCAAAGGCAGGATTTGAAAAGGAGACCTCCAAAAGTCTGCAGATGCTACAGGGAGCTGGACAGCGGTGCTGACTCCAGACAGGTTTCCcggggggtagctgtgttagtctgtatcagaaaaaacaacaaggagtccttgtgacatcttagagactaaccaatgtatttgggcataagctttcgtgggctataacccacttcatcagatgcatggagtgaaaatacagtaggcaggtacaAATATTCAGCacctgaaaagatgggagttgccttaccaagtgcggggtcagtgctaacaaggccaattcaatcaagttGACAAGCCGGCGTGTGGCATTAGGATGTGCCCTACCGAAGAGATGCATGCACTCACTAGGGAGTCCTCTCCCCTCACAGTCTGTGCTGACCTCCATATCCCAGCATGGCATTAGGGGGGATCAATGCAGCAGGGAGGAGTGTGGGGACTCATAGGGGGCGCTGTCCCTTTGGAGTCGGTGCAGAACCAAATGCCCCAGAATGGTGCTGTGCTACAGCAAGTGCTCACCAGCTCATTAGCCATAAGCCCCGCTTGACACTGAACATCCCCAGGCACTATCCTTCCAGGGTGGGGAATGCACCTGGATCCCCTGGCTAAACACCCCCTTTACTTATTCCATTTTGCCCCCTTCCCAAAAATCAACAGTGTGCTTTCTTTGGACACAGGATCCCCAATTCATTTCCTGTTACCCAGCTGCCCCTCCGCAGAGGTGGCTGCAATTCAGGGATCACAGCCCTTCAGTCCCTAGACCTCTCATCCTGTGAGCCCAACAGGATCTCTGTTCCCAAAGCCCTTGACTCCTCCCCTACAGCTCCACCCAGTCGGCCCAAATTCTCCTTCCCCCATGTGTGCACACCCAATGAGAAGATGGATTTGAAGATAAATAAGTCCCCGTTGCTGCTCCCTGACTATTCATCTTGCCATCTGAGGCATCCACCCAGCTCCCATTCCTGCTGAGACGACTGTGAGTGTGCCAAGGAGAAGGGCAGGTGAGTCTGTGCTACTCGGGGACCCATTGGCTAAGAGATAGGGACAGAGGGATCCAGGGAGTGAATGAAGTGGAAGAACAGCAGGAATTGGGATCACTCTAGGCAGTTACCCACCTAATACCCAttctcagagctggggagagaatccaaggagtcctggctcccagcacctcctactCTCACTCACTGGTCCCCACTGCCTTcccagaacataagaacataagaatggccctactggctcagaccaaaggtccatctagcccaggatcctgtcttcgcacagtggccagtgccaggtgccccacagggaatgaacagaacagggaatcatcaagtgatccatcccctgtcactcattcccagcttctggcaaacagagcctagggacaccgtccctgcccatcctggctaacagccattgatggacctatcctccatgactttatctagttcttttctgaactttGTTACAGTCTTGCCCTTCTCAACATCCTCCGGCAAgcagttccacagggtgactgtgtgctctgtgaagaaatacttccttgtattcgttttaaacctgctgccaattaatttcattgagggacccctagttcttgtgttatgagaagtagtaaacaacacttccttatctactttctctacaccagtcatgattttatagacctcaagcatatctccccttagccatcttttttccaagctgaaaagtcccagtcttactaatctctcctcctacggaagtcgttccatacccctaatcatttttgttgcccttctctgaaccttttccaattccagtatctcttttttgagatggggcgaccacatctgcagacagtgttcaagatgtgggcataccatggatttttatggaggcaacatgatattttctgtcctattatctatccctttcttaattattctcaGCATTCAAATTGCTTTTtggactgcagctgcacattgagtggatgttttcagagacctatccacaatgactccaagatctctttcttgagtgggaacagctcatttagaccccatcattttatatgtatagttgggattatgctttcccatgggcatcactttgcatttatcaacattaaatttcatctgccattttgttgcccagtcacccaattttgagagatccttttgtagctcttcacactCTGCcggggtcttaactatctttagtaattttgtatcatctgcaaattttgccacctcattgtttacccctttttccagatcatttatgaatttgtTGACTAGAagtggtcccagaacagacccctgggggacaccactatttacctctctccagtctgaaaactgaccatttattcctatcctttgtctcctatcttttaaccagttactaatccatgagagcaGGTTtgctcttatcccgtggcagctttCTTTGTTAagaccctttggtgagggaccttgtcaaaggctttctgaaaatctaagtacactatatctgcTGGATCCCCTTGggccacatgcttgttgaccacctcaaagaattctaatagattagtaaggcatgatttccctttactaaaaccatgctgactcttcctcaacaaattatgttcatctatatgtctgacaatattgttcttgattatagtttcaatcagtttgcccggtACCAGGACTCTTGACTCCAGGCCCACAGTGGTCTAACCCACCataccccactccctatccagaACCAGTGATACAATCCAGGAGCTCTGGCTCCTGACCCACAGTGGTATACCTACCATACCcaattcctttcccagacctggggatagaacccaggagccctggctcccagagcCCGACACTCGagcccactagaccccactcccttcccaaagCTGAGGATAAAACAGGAGTCCTCAATCCCAGCCTACCTCCCaactctaaccactggatcccactcccctcccagaatgaGAGTCAGGATTGATGCAGAGCAGGGACCACAGCAGGGAGCCAGAGCATGGGTGGAACGGACCAGGGGGCTCTATTTGCTAAAGGGGATCCATGCTGATGTAGGGAGCATCCTCCTGCTGTCTGGATTTAGGTGgctgggactggatgggacccagcgccccctagaggggagagGCCACATATCCCGTTCCCTATAACTCCGTCTGGGGGGGGGTTTCCTTCCAGCTGCCACGATGCTGGGACTCCATCCCGCTTTCCCctgcctgctcctcctctccctgttgGGCCCCAGCTCTGGTTCCGATGACGATGGCACCGTGGTGCTCACCACCAGCGGCCCCATCCGGGGCAAGCGCCTCCAGGTCGGCTCCAGCACAGTGACAGCGTTCCTGGGTATCCCCTACGCCGAGCCCCCCGTGGGGGCCTTGCGTTTTCAGAAGCCAATTCCCCACCAGCCCTGGAGCCACATCCTGGAAGCCTCTAGCTTTGGCAATGCGTGCCACCAGCCTCCGCTCACTCATTACCCTCAGGCTGAAATATGGACACCCAAAATGCCACAGTCTGAGGACTGCCTCTTCCTCAATGTCTGGGTGCCCCATCCCCGTCCCTCTCTGCCAGCCGCCACCTTCGCCTGGATCCACGGTGGTGGGTTCTGCACAGGGGCAGCCTCACTCAACATCTATGATGGGCGCTTCTTAGCTGCCTCCGAGAATGTGATCGTGGCTTCCATGAACTACCGGCTGGGAGCGCTGGGCTTcctatccctgcccccagccGCCCCAGGGAATGCCGGCCTATGGGACCAGCGACTGGCGATGCGCTGGCTGCGGGACAACGCGGCCGTCTTCGGTGGGGACCCAGCCCATTTCTCACTCTTCGGCCAGGATGCTGGGGCTCAATCAGTCGGCTTCCACCTCCTCTCCCCGGGGAGCCGGCCCCTCTTCACCAGTGCCCTGCTGCAGAGCGGAGCCCCGAACGCACCCGGGGCTTGGATTTCACTTGAAGAGGCCAAGGAGAGAGGCCAGAGGCTGGGCCAGCTGCTGGGCTGCTCCAATGATAACAACACTGCTCTGGTGGGCTgcctgcaggggaaggaaccgggGGAGTTCCCCAAACACGCGTTCTCTGTCTTGAACCACAAGAAGCAGCTGGGGTCCCCCTTTGTGCCAACACCAGATGGGGATTTCCTCCCTGATACACCACC
This portion of the Dermochelys coriacea isolate rDerCor1 chromosome 14, rDerCor1.pri.v4, whole genome shotgun sequence genome encodes:
- the LOC119842914 gene encoding acetylcholinesterase-like: MLGLHPAFPCLLLLSLLGPSSGSDDDGTVVLTTSGPIRGKRLQVGSSTVTAFLGIPYAEPPVGALRFQKPIPHQPWSHILEASSFGNACHQPPLTHYPQAEIWTPKMPQSEDCLFLNVWVPHPRPSLPAATFAWIHGGGFCTGAASLNIYDGRFLAASENVIVASMNYRLGALGFLSLPPAAPGNAGLWDQRLAMRWLRDNAAVFGGDPAHFSLFGQDAGAQSVGFHLLSPGSRPLFTSALLQSGAPNAPGAWISLEEAKERGQRLGQLLGCSNDNNTALVGCLQGKEPGEFPKHAFSVLNHKKQLGSPFVPTPDGDFLPDTPPRLLQARHGQPIPIGVGFTTNEGSYILYIAAPSFNLENASSIGWEELLQVVRLIVPGLPDEAIQAMAHWYIQEGEEQGEAQYRWAMEQIAGDYFFVCPVLEMARQEAEAGNPVFTYHFAHRSSGLSLPEWMGVPHGSELPYEFGTLASVVGSNHTEAEVALSRRVMQYLVVYAWSGKPLVGEDSGKQWPTYDPAKQNFEHISLKPPKVEKALHASRCEFLASLLSEKPKVGARSRCTQPRGRE